The Flavobacterium johnsoniae UW101 genomic interval AGTTTTAAATCGTCAAGGATATTCATAAAGTCTTCTTTTGGTTTCTTAAAGTTAATCAATTAAAGTTAAAAATTAATTCCAACGATTGTTGTTAAACTGATTTTTTTTCCAGTACCACATAATCATAAATCCAAAAAAAGCACCGCCAATATGAGCATAATGAGCAATTCCGGAATCGATGCCCATTAAAGAACTTCCGAAGATTCCAAAAAATCCATCAAACAACAGCATATAAATTGGCACAAAATATTTAGCCTTAATTGGAATTGGAATAAACATAATTCCAAGTTCTGCATTTGGAAACATAAAAGTAAATGCCACAAGCAATCCGTAAATAGCTCCAGATGCACCAACAACAGTTCCTAAATATGCATTCATGAAATGTTTAAACTCTGAAACCGTCAAAATTTGCTGCCATCTTGTATCAATTTTTCCATCATTCAGTAAATTCAAAATATCTGCTTTGTGATATCCGTTAGCCAGCAGAATATTTAAACTGTCCTGATAGAAATAATAATTTACTGCAAAATTTACCAAAGCTGCTCCTAGTCCGCATGAAATATAGAAGAATAAAAATTTCTTCCCGCCCCAAAAATGCTCTAATGTTGATCCAAACGAATAAAGTGCAAACATATTAAATGCGATGTGAGCAAAACCGCCGTGCATAAACATGTGCGTAATAGGCTGCCAAACTTTAAATCCAGGGTTTTCCGGGAAAAACAGCGCCAGATATTCATAAGAAACTGGCACTAACTGAGCACCAATGAAAACTATTATATTAATTATAAGCAGTTGTTTTACAACTGGAGTCATATTCATCATAAGGCAAATTTTTTATCTATATCTTCAACACGCATAGTGATAAAGGTAGGTTTTTGAAAAGGTGAAATATTAGGATCTTTACAGGCAAACAAACCGTTTACCAGATTATCTTGTTCTTTCTCGGTTAAATAAGATCCAGTTTTAACCGCTAAACTTTTGGCCATCGATTTGGCAATAGTATCGTTCTGACTATAACTGCTTGCTGGAATTCCGTCTTGCAAATCGCTCAACAACTGTTCTATTACCAAAGAAACTTCGCTTTCGGTAATGTTTACCGGAATTCCGGAAATTACAACATGATCTGTTTGTGCTTCTTCAAACACAAATCCGGTTGTTTCTAACGAAGGTTTTAATTCTTCGATCAATTTCATTTCTGAAGAAGAATAAAATAAATCCAGCGGAAACAGCAATTGCTGGCTCGAAGCCTGATTTACGGTCATGTTCAGCAAAAACTGCTCATACAAAATACGCTGATGCGCACGATGCTGATCAACGATTACCATTCCGGATTTTATTGGCGAAACAATATATTTTTTATGTATCTGATACGTTTTCTGACTCGCCTGCTCTACTTCATCATCATTAAATAAAGAAGAAGTTACTTCTTCATTTTCAAATATAAAAGGCGAACTTTCGATAGTTTCCGGATTTTCAGTATCTAAGCCCACATATAAACTTTCCCAGCTTACAGTTGGTTCTACTCTTTTTGAATATCCAGAATAAGACGAACCTGAACCTGATCCGGAAGACGAAGAAGATCCTGAACTGTAACCAGAACCAGATCCTGAACCCGCTTTTGTATAATGCTGATTGGTTTTATCGTCTGTAAAAGGATTAAAAGTTCCGTCAACCTGAATTGTCGGTACTTCTGCTTCTACGTCTTTATAATGATATGGTGTATCTAAATTCGAATCTCTGTCAAAATCTAAAACAGGAGCTACATTAAACTGTCCTAAACTATGTTTAATCGACGCCCTTAAAATGGCATATAAAGCCTGTTCATCATCAAACTTAATTTCTGTTTTAGTTGGATGAATGTTAATATCAATTGTATTTGGCGGTACTTGCAAATACAAGAAATAACTTGGCTGTGAACCATCTTTTAAAAGTCCGTCGTAAGCAGCCATAACTGCATGATGCAAATAACCGCTTTTTATAAAACGATCGTTTACAAAAAAGAACTGTTCTCCCCTGTTTTTCTTAGCAAATTCAGGTTTACAAACAAATCCTTGTATGCTGATAATTTCTGTATCTTCATTTACGGGAACCAGTTTTTCATTGGTTTTACCCGACATAATCCCCACAATTCGCTGACGGTATCCTGCAGCGGGAAGATTGTACAATTCGCTTCCGTTATGATAAAAGCTGAAGTGAATATTGGGATGTGCTAAAGCTACACGCTGAAACTCATCCATTACATGGCGAAATTCAACAGTATCCGACTTTAAAAAGTTACGACGCGCCGGAATATTAAAAAATAGGTTTTTAACGGCAAATGATGTTCCTTTTGGCAGAACTGCCACTTCCTGCGAAACAAATTTACTTCCTTCAATTACAATATGAGTTCCTAATTCATCCTGTTCTTGTTTGGTTTTCATTTCCATGTGTGCAATCGCAGCGATAGAAGCCAAAGCTTCCCCGCGAAAACCTTTTGTACCCAATGAAAACAAATCTTCGGCCTGACGAATTTTTGAAGTCGCATGACGGGCAAAACACAAACGTGCATCAGTAACCGTCATTCCTACTCCGTTATCAATAACCTGAACTAAGGATTTGCCGGCATCTTTTATAATCAATTTGATATCAGTTGCCTTTGCATCAACAGCATTTTCTAACAGTTCTTTTACAACAGAAGCTGGTCTTTGGACCACTTCTCCTGCAGCAATCTGGTTAGCAACGTGATCAGGAAGTAATTGAATAATACTCGACATTAAGCAAAAATAATTTTAAGGTTTAGGGTTTAAATTAGAAACCAAGAAGCACAAATTTAGTAAATTTCTACTGGCTTTTTGAATATCAGCAATCATAAAAAAAACAAAAAACCTATACTATTATGACACAGTATAGGTTTTAATATTTTAAAACAAATGTGTTTTATTCTTTCTCGATTTTTATTGGTGTTTCTTCAATTTGAAGTGCGCCAGAAGATAATAACGGCTGATTAAACGGATGAGAAATAGAAGCCTGCTGGCGAATATAAGCCATTTTAATTGCTGCAATTGCCGCTTCGGTTCCTTTGTTACCATGAACACCGCCACTTCTGTCAATTGACTGCTGCATGTTATTATCTGTTAAAACGCAAAAGATAACCGGAATATCAGTTTGAACATTCAAATCTTTAATTCCCTGAGTTACACCTTCGCATACGAAATCAAAATGTTTTGTTTCTCCCTGAATTACGCATCCAATAACAA includes:
- a CDS encoding rhomboid family intramembrane serine protease, which translates into the protein MMNMTPVVKQLLIINIIVFIGAQLVPVSYEYLALFFPENPGFKVWQPITHMFMHGGFAHIAFNMFALYSFGSTLEHFWGGKKFLFFYISCGLGAALVNFAVNYYFYQDSLNILLANGYHKADILNLLNDGKIDTRWQQILTVSEFKHFMNAYLGTVVGASGAIYGLLVAFTFMFPNAELGIMFIPIPIKAKYFVPIYMLLFDGFFGIFGSSLMGIDSGIAHYAHIGGAFFGFMIMWYWKKNQFNNNRWN
- the mutL gene encoding DNA mismatch repair endonuclease MutL — its product is MSSIIQLLPDHVANQIAAGEVVQRPASVVKELLENAVDAKATDIKLIIKDAGKSLVQVIDNGVGMTVTDARLCFARHATSKIRQAEDLFSLGTKGFRGEALASIAAIAHMEMKTKQEQDELGTHIVIEGSKFVSQEVAVLPKGTSFAVKNLFFNIPARRNFLKSDTVEFRHVMDEFQRVALAHPNIHFSFYHNGSELYNLPAAGYRQRIVGIMSGKTNEKLVPVNEDTEIISIQGFVCKPEFAKKNRGEQFFFVNDRFIKSGYLHHAVMAAYDGLLKDGSQPSYFLYLQVPPNTIDINIHPTKTEIKFDDEQALYAILRASIKHSLGQFNVAPVLDFDRDSNLDTPYHYKDVEAEVPTIQVDGTFNPFTDDKTNQHYTKAGSGSGSGYSSGSSSSSGSGSGSSYSGYSKRVEPTVSWESLYVGLDTENPETIESSPFIFENEEVTSSLFNDDEVEQASQKTYQIHKKYIVSPIKSGMVIVDQHRAHQRILYEQFLLNMTVNQASSQQLLFPLDLFYSSSEMKLIEELKPSLETTGFVFEEAQTDHVVISGIPVNITESEVSLVIEQLLSDLQDGIPASSYSQNDTIAKSMAKSLAVKTGSYLTEKEQDNLVNGLFACKDPNISPFQKPTFITMRVEDIDKKFAL
- the ribH gene encoding 6,7-dimethyl-8-ribityllumazine synthase: MATENKNLSEYDKNTIPNAKDFRFGIVVSEWNDVITEGLYNGAFEALIDCDVPAQQIIRWNVPGSFELIYGAKKMLQTQNVDAVIVIGCVIQGETKHFDFVCEGVTQGIKDLNVQTDIPVIFCVLTDNNMQQSIDRSGGVHGNKGTEAAIAAIKMAYIRQQASISHPFNQPLLSSGALQIEETPIKIEKE